From Carya illinoinensis cultivar Pawnee chromosome 5, C.illinoinensisPawnee_v1, whole genome shotgun sequence, one genomic window encodes:
- the LOC122311206 gene encoding trihelix transcription factor ASR3-like isoform X2 produces the protein MALERQLISLAQNGADGEVDGVSNGVETRPTSVDGDKTPRLPRWTRQEILVLIQGKRVAETRARRGRTAGLPFGSGQVEPKWASVSSYCKRHGVNRGPVQCRKRWSNLAGDYKKIKEWESQVKEETESFWVMRNDLRRERKLPGFFDKEVYDILDSGSGVVPENPGLALALTPAPAPPPGPTAEDVDEGGGLFDSRRSAVADEGLFSDFEHEEDSGQSPEKVKEVPVPAPMPISGTTNEKQPASNPEIGSTSQEGRKRKRFATEEDEETISLHNQLVDILERNGKMLASQLEAQNANFQLDREQRKDDVNSLIGVLGKLADALARIADKL, from the exons ATGGCTTTGGAGCGGCAATTAATAAGCCTCGCTCAAAATGGCGCTGACGGCGAGGTAGACGGCGTTAGTAACGGCGTTGAGACCAGGCCAACGTCCGTTGACGGCGACAAAACGCCGAGACTCCCCCGTTGGACGAGGCAGGAGATTCTGGTGCTTATTCAGGGAAAGCGGGTCGCGGAGACCCGGGCGAGGAGGGGTAGGACCGCCGGATTGCCTTTCGGGTCGGGCCAGGTGGAGCCGAAGTGGGCCTCGGTCTCTTCTTACTGTAAGCGGCACGGGGTGAACCGGGGACCGGTCCAGTGCCGAAAAAGGTGGAGTAACCTGGCCGGAGACtacaagaagatcaaggaatgGGAGTCTCAGGTGAAGGAAGAAACGGAGTCATTTTGGGTGATGAGGAATGATTTGAGGAGGGAGAGGAAGCTGCCAGGGTTTTTTGACAAAGAGGTTTATGACATATTGGACTCCGGGTCGGGTGTCGTTCCGGAGAATCCGGGTCTAGCTTTGGCTCTTACTCCTGCTCCTGCTCCGCCCCCAGGCCCTACGGCTGAGGACGTGGATGAGGGAGGTGGCTTGTTTGATAGTCGGCGAAGCGCCGTGGCGGATGAAGGGTTGTTCTCGGATTTCGAGCATGAGGAGGATTCGGGTCAGAGCCCCGAGAAGGTGAAGGAGGTTCCGGTTCCTGCTCCTATGCCAATTTCTG GAACCACAAATGAGAAACAGCCCGCCTCAAATCCTGAGATAGGTTCTACTTCTCAAGAGGGAAGGAAGCGGAAAAGGTTTGCAACAGAAGAAGATGAGGAAACAATTAGTCTGCATAATCAGCTGGTTGACATACTGGAGAGGAATGGAAAAATGCTGGCTTCTCAACTTGAAGCTCAGAATGCAAATTTCCAACTGGATCGGGAGCAGCGGAAAGATGATGTTAATAGCTTGATTGGTGTTCTCGGTAAGCTTGCAGATGCTTTAGCAAGAATTGCAGACAAGTTGTAG
- the LOC122311206 gene encoding trihelix transcription factor ASR3-like isoform X1, whose product MALERQLISLAQNGADGEVDGVSNGVETRPTSVDGDKTPRLPRWTRQEILVLIQGKRVAETRARRGRTAGLPFGSGQVEPKWASVSSYCKRHGVNRGPVQCRKRWSNLAGDYKKIKEWESQVKEETESFWVMRNDLRRERKLPGFFDKEVYDILDSGSGVVPENPGLALALTPAPAPPPGPTAEDVDEGGGLFDSRRSAVADEGLFSDFEHEEDSGQSPEKVKEVPVPAPMPISEKQYQPVPPGSQGQGTTNEKQPASNPEIGSTSQEGRKRKRFATEEDEETISLHNQLVDILERNGKMLASQLEAQNANFQLDREQRKDDVNSLIGVLGKLADALARIADKL is encoded by the exons ATGGCTTTGGAGCGGCAATTAATAAGCCTCGCTCAAAATGGCGCTGACGGCGAGGTAGACGGCGTTAGTAACGGCGTTGAGACCAGGCCAACGTCCGTTGACGGCGACAAAACGCCGAGACTCCCCCGTTGGACGAGGCAGGAGATTCTGGTGCTTATTCAGGGAAAGCGGGTCGCGGAGACCCGGGCGAGGAGGGGTAGGACCGCCGGATTGCCTTTCGGGTCGGGCCAGGTGGAGCCGAAGTGGGCCTCGGTCTCTTCTTACTGTAAGCGGCACGGGGTGAACCGGGGACCGGTCCAGTGCCGAAAAAGGTGGAGTAACCTGGCCGGAGACtacaagaagatcaaggaatgGGAGTCTCAGGTGAAGGAAGAAACGGAGTCATTTTGGGTGATGAGGAATGATTTGAGGAGGGAGAGGAAGCTGCCAGGGTTTTTTGACAAAGAGGTTTATGACATATTGGACTCCGGGTCGGGTGTCGTTCCGGAGAATCCGGGTCTAGCTTTGGCTCTTACTCCTGCTCCTGCTCCGCCCCCAGGCCCTACGGCTGAGGACGTGGATGAGGGAGGTGGCTTGTTTGATAGTCGGCGAAGCGCCGTGGCGGATGAAGGGTTGTTCTCGGATTTCGAGCATGAGGAGGATTCGGGTCAGAGCCCCGAGAAGGTGAAGGAGGTTCCGGTTCCTGCTCCTATGCCAATTTCTG AGAAGCAGTACCAACCAGTACCACCAGGCTCTCAAGGTCAAg GAACCACAAATGAGAAACAGCCCGCCTCAAATCCTGAGATAGGTTCTACTTCTCAAGAGGGAAGGAAGCGGAAAAGGTTTGCAACAGAAGAAGATGAGGAAACAATTAGTCTGCATAATCAGCTGGTTGACATACTGGAGAGGAATGGAAAAATGCTGGCTTCTCAACTTGAAGCTCAGAATGCAAATTTCCAACTGGATCGGGAGCAGCGGAAAGATGATGTTAATAGCTTGATTGGTGTTCTCGGTAAGCTTGCAGATGCTTTAGCAAGAATTGCAGACAAGTTGTAG